In Pseudomonadaceae bacterium SI-3, the sequence CCGCCGGTCACTGCAATAACCTGTACGGGATGCATACCCATTTTCACACGCCTATCTCTTGCTGGAGCCCTTGGGCCATCGATGCGTTCAGCGGGAACGCGTCTTCTTTGTGTGTCTCTCGGAGCATTGCGTTCATCCGACCTTCCTAGAACCGTTGTACAGATCGGAGAACATGTCAGCCATGGTTTCCTCGCTAGGAGCCTCTTCCGATTGCAGGCTCACCGCGCGGCTGACCAACTGGTGACTGCGTGGCAGATGCAGGTCATCAGGAATGCGCGGCCCATCAGCGAGGTAAGCGATGGGCAGGTGCTGACTGATGATAAGACCAAGTACGTCACCCAGGCTCCCGGCTTCATCCAGTTTAGTCAGAATGCAGCCTGCCAGCCCGCAACGACGGTAGTTGTGCCAGGTCGCCTTAAGCACCTGACTCTGGCTGGTTGCAGGCAGGACCAGATAATTCTTCGCTTTGATGCCGCGGTCCGCCAGGGCCTCGAGTTGCACCTTCATCATCGAGTCACCCGCTGGCAGGCCGGCGGTGTCGACAAGAATCAGGCGCTTACGGGCCAGCGGCGCCAAGGTTTTGCTCAAGGGCTGGCTGGGGTCCAGCTGAATGACCGGAACGTCGAGAATCCGTCCTAGGGTTTTCAGCTGTTCCTGAGCTCCGATGCGGTAGTTATCCATGCTCGCCAAAGCGATGCTTTGCGGACCGTGCTTGAGCACGTAGCGCGCGGCGAGCTTGGCCAGTGTAGTGGTCTTGCCGGCACCGGCCGGCCCGACCAGGGCAATGACGCCGCCCTCTTCCAGCGGCTCAACCTTGCTGACCTTGATCGATTGCGCCAGGTACGCCAACAACATCCGCCAGGCCTGACGTGGCTCCGATACGGTCGAAACCTTTTCCAGCAAGGCGCGCGACAGTTCGGCAGGCAGACCGATGCGCTGCAGGCGGCGCCAGAGGCCAGCCTGTTGTGGACGGCGGCTCTGCTCCTGTCCCCAGGCAATCGAACCGAGCTGCACTTCGATCAGTTCGCGCAGCCCCTGTAGCTCTGACTGCATCGCCTCGACCGCACGCGACTCGAACGACGAAGTTGCGGCAACCGGAGCTGCT encodes:
- the flhF gene encoding flagellar biosynthesis protein FlhF — its product is MQVKRFFAADMRIAMKMIRDELGADAVITGNRRVAGGVELTAVLDYPMESAAAKQPNPALEAELRKTQARLASAHAEMSAPSRGSVGQDRQLLDEKPAAAAQAAPVAATSSFESRAVEAMQSELQGLRELIEVQLGSIAWGQEQSRRPQQAGLWRRLQRIGLPAELSRALLEKVSTVSEPRQAWRMLLAYLAQSIKVSKVEPLEEGGVIALVGPAGAGKTTTLAKLAARYVLKHGPQSIALASMDNYRIGAQEQLKTLGRILDVPVIQLDPSQPLSKTLAPLARKRLILVDTAGLPAGDSMMKVQLEALADRGIKAKNYLVLPATSQSQVLKATWHNYRRCGLAGCILTKLDEAGSLGDVLGLIISQHLPIAYLADGPRIPDDLHLPRSHQLVSRAVSLQSEEAPSEETMADMFSDLYNGSRKVG